The Halorientalis sp. IM1011 genome window below encodes:
- a CDS encoding MoxR family ATPase, whose product MEVPEASSALESVREEVGSAVVADDEFLDTVLLGIVARGHVLMEDVPGTGKTLTARSVATSLGLSFSRVQFTPDLLPSDVTGTNVYNERDRTFEFAEGPIFANVVLADEINRAPPKTQSALLEAMEEGQVTVDGETYQLPEPFFVVATQNPVEMEGTFELPEAQVDRFAVKTGIGYPDEDGEVELLKRRRGRDALSPSVESVLAPGDVEAVREAPEAVRVEDDLLDYMAAIARATREDRRVEVGVSPRGTQRFFETARARAVIEGREYVTPDDVKWVAEPTLAHRLVLTPDARVDDVRKESIVREILDEIPVPTV is encoded by the coding sequence TCCTCGACACAGTACTATTGGGCATCGTCGCCCGCGGCCACGTCCTCATGGAGGACGTACCCGGCACCGGAAAGACCCTCACCGCCCGCAGCGTCGCCACGTCGCTCGGCCTCTCTTTCTCCCGCGTGCAGTTCACGCCCGACCTCCTCCCCTCGGACGTGACCGGGACGAACGTCTACAACGAGCGCGACCGCACCTTCGAGTTCGCCGAAGGTCCGATCTTCGCCAACGTCGTACTGGCCGACGAGATAAATCGTGCGCCGCCGAAGACCCAGTCGGCGCTTCTGGAGGCCATGGAAGAGGGACAGGTCACCGTCGACGGCGAGACCTACCAGCTTCCGGAGCCGTTCTTCGTCGTCGCCACGCAGAACCCCGTCGAGATGGAGGGGACCTTCGAACTCCCCGAAGCACAGGTCGACCGCTTCGCCGTCAAGACCGGGATCGGCTACCCCGACGAGGACGGCGAGGTGGAACTGCTGAAGCGCCGGCGCGGCCGGGACGCGCTCAGCCCGAGCGTCGAGTCCGTGCTGGCTCCCGGCGACGTGGAAGCCGTCCGGGAAGCGCCCGAGGCCGTCCGCGTCGAGGACGACCTGCTCGATTACATGGCTGCCATCGCCCGCGCGACCCGCGAGGACCGCCGTGTCGAGGTGGGCGTCTCACCCCGCGGAACCCAGCGGTTCTTCGAGACCGCCCGCGCCCGCGCCGTGATCGAGGGCCGGGAGTACGTCACACCCGACGACGTGAAGTGGGTCGCCGAGCCGACGCTCGCCCATCGACTGGTGCTCACGCCCGACGCGCGCGTCGACGACGTACGGAAGGAGTCGATCGTCCGGGAGATCCTCGACGAGATTCCCGTGCCCACGGTCTAA
- a CDS encoding MBL fold metallo-hydrolase, with the protein MDVSRVPVETATRGPGGATNAYLLGSDSALLIDPAARTDTLDDAVAAADPSHVAVTHHHPDHVGAVADYADACNGTLWAHAGRAEAFERATGVAPDRRFRPGDRIQTGDGPIEIVDTPGHAQEHVAFAWGEGAVVGDLAVAAGSVVVGAPEGDMRAYLTSLRRLRGRGFETLYPGHGPVIEDPEATLTRLLDHRLDRERTVRDAVADGARTVEAVLDGAYEKDLTGVRDLARATVRAHLEKLAVEGDLDFDGERVER; encoded by the coding sequence ATGGACGTTTCCCGGGTTCCCGTCGAGACCGCCACACGCGGCCCCGGCGGCGCGACGAACGCGTACCTGCTCGGTAGCGACAGCGCTCTCCTGATCGATCCGGCGGCTCGAACCGACACCCTCGACGATGCCGTTGCAGCGGCCGATCCATCCCACGTCGCAGTGACACACCACCACCCCGACCACGTCGGTGCAGTCGCCGACTACGCCGACGCCTGCAATGGGACGCTGTGGGCGCACGCCGGCCGCGCCGAGGCCTTCGAGCGGGCCACCGGCGTCGCACCCGACCGCCGGTTCCGCCCCGGCGACCGCATCCAGACGGGTGACGGCCCGATCGAGATCGTCGACACGCCAGGCCACGCGCAGGAACACGTCGCGTTCGCGTGGGGCGAGGGCGCGGTCGTCGGCGACCTCGCGGTCGCGGCCGGCAGCGTCGTCGTCGGCGCACCCGAGGGCGACATGCGCGCGTACCTGACGAGCCTCCGCCGGCTCCGCGGTCGCGGCTTCGAGACGCTGTATCCGGGCCACGGACCGGTGATCGAGGATCCGGAGGCGACGCTGACGCGGCTGCTCGACCACCGCCTCGACCGCGAACGGACGGTCCGGGACGCGGTCGCCGATGGAGCCCGGACGGTCGAGGCGGTCCTCGACGGAGCTTACGAGAAGGATCTCACCGGTGTTCGGGACCTCGCGCGTGCGACCGTCCGCGCGCACCTCGAAAAGCTGGCCGTCGAAGGGGACCTGGACTTCGACGGCGAGCGCGTCGAACGTTAG
- a CDS encoding helix-turn-helix domain-containing protein, producing MSTTPDESAATENSEESPLADPEFRERLRELPPSAKLVAKVLETDAPLSQGQLAEESLLPDRTVRYALNRLEESELVGSRYSFHDARKQVYYLSN from the coding sequence ATGAGTACGACGCCGGACGAAAGTGCAGCCACCGAGAACAGTGAGGAGAGTCCGCTGGCGGATCCGGAGTTCCGCGAGCGGCTCCGGGAACTCCCCCCGAGCGCCAAACTCGTCGCCAAGGTGCTGGAGACCGACGCGCCGCTCTCGCAGGGCCAGCTCGCCGAGGAGTCGCTGCTGCCCGATCGCACAGTAAGGTACGCGCTGAACCGGCTCGAGGAATCCGAGCTCGTGGGATCGCGCTACAGCTTCCACGACGCGCGCAAGCAGGTCTACTACCTCAGTAACTGA
- a CDS encoding class I SAM-dependent methyltransferase: MKGQEWYQEDDIAEEYEEKRFSRGGRLIDRREKQAVLDAIGPVEDRDVLEIACGTGRFTVMLAERGANVVGLDISGPMLQQGREKAELAGVSENMDLMRGDAGRLPFPDDSFDSVIAMRFFHLADQPASFLSEMRRVSRNKVFFDTFNRFTTRSLYNWALPMGSRLYSRWEVSRLVDSAGLHLVESDHDFAFPYGLYREIPNELASVFRDIDTTLIKSPLGKRLASVSYWHTRVP, from the coding sequence GTGAAGGGACAGGAGTGGTATCAAGAGGACGATATCGCCGAGGAGTACGAGGAAAAGCGGTTCTCACGGGGGGGACGGCTGATCGACCGGCGGGAGAAACAGGCCGTGCTGGACGCGATCGGACCGGTCGAGGACAGGGACGTGCTGGAGATCGCCTGCGGGACCGGTCGGTTCACGGTCATGCTGGCCGAGCGCGGCGCGAACGTCGTCGGCCTCGACATCTCGGGACCGATGCTCCAGCAGGGCCGGGAGAAAGCCGAACTCGCGGGCGTCTCCGAGAACATGGATCTGATGCGGGGGGACGCGGGCCGGCTTCCGTTCCCCGACGATAGCTTCGACTCGGTGATCGCCATGCGATTCTTCCATCTTGCCGACCAGCCTGCGTCCTTCCTGAGCGAGATGCGACGGGTCTCGCGCAACAAGGTCTTTTTCGACACGTTCAACCGCTTCACCACGCGTTCGCTGTACAACTGGGCGCTCCCGATGGGGTCGCGGCTCTACTCCCGGTGGGAGGTGTCCCGGCTGGTCGACAGCGCCGGGCTCCACCTCGTGGAATCGGATCACGACTTCGCGTTCCCCTACGGGCTGTATCGGGAGATTCCGAACGAACTCGCCAGCGTGTTCCGCGATATCGACACCACACTGATCAAGTCGCCGCTGGGCAAGCGCCTGGCTTCGGTCTCGTACTGGCATACGCGCGTCCCCTGA
- a CDS encoding glycosyltransferase family 2 protein, protein MDLSVVVPTLNGRERLASCLDALAEHVPDTEVIVVNGPSSDGTTGMVRDRDDVSLLVEIADRRLNVARNAGLDRASGDVIAFLNHELAVEPDWRAALEAGIETADVVTGPTHQELKAGMTTESVESTTIKGRTVTYFNGDNAAFSRPVLDAIDGFDEYLRTGGARDVAHRLADQDYEVAWRGDMSVRGEYGTDGGVTDTDWRWKYRALAYRLSKNYGLRPTVVRRLVGHAARDAGGGLRAVAGGSVEPSEWFGNGRDVVAGLGIGLKDGIRARWRDRTEARNPNGRTDRTDRAVSVYDWR, encoded by the coding sequence ATGGATCTCTCGGTGGTCGTCCCGACACTCAACGGGCGCGAGCGGCTGGCGAGTTGTCTCGACGCGCTGGCCGAGCACGTGCCCGACACCGAGGTAATCGTGGTCAACGGCCCGTCCTCGGACGGGACGACGGGGATGGTCCGGGACCGCGACGACGTGTCGCTGCTGGTCGAGATCGCCGACCGGCGGCTCAACGTGGCACGCAACGCCGGCCTCGACCGGGCGAGCGGCGACGTGATCGCCTTCCTCAACCACGAACTCGCCGTGGAACCCGACTGGCGAGCGGCGCTCGAAGCCGGCATCGAGACCGCCGACGTGGTCACCGGCCCCACCCACCAGGAACTCAAGGCCGGCATGACGACCGAGAGCGTCGAATCGACGACGATCAAAGGTCGGACGGTCACATACTTCAACGGCGACAACGCCGCGTTCTCGCGACCGGTACTGGACGCCATCGACGGGTTCGACGAGTACCTCCGGACCGGCGGCGCGCGCGACGTGGCCCACCGGTTGGCCGACCAGGACTACGAGGTGGCCTGGCGCGGCGACATGTCGGTCCGGGGCGAGTACGGCACCGACGGCGGCGTGACCGACACCGACTGGCGCTGGAAGTACCGCGCGCTCGCCTACCGCCTGTCGAAGAACTACGGCCTTCGGCCGACCGTGGTTCGCCGTCTCGTCGGCCACGCCGCACGCGACGCGGGCGGTGGGCTGCGGGCAGTCGCAGGCGGCTCAGTCGAACCGTCGGAGTGGTTCGGCAACGGCCGCGACGTGGTCGCGGGGCTGGGAATCGGCCTCAAAGACGGGATCCGCGCACGGTGGCGCGACCGGACCGAGGCGCGCAACCCCAACGGCCGGACCGACCGCACCGACCGCGCCGTCTCCGTCTACGACTGGCGCTGA
- a CDS encoding glycosyltransferase family 39 protein → MNGRIDWRSRYTVALAGIVVLGAALRLYGLGVESIWVDEAITLRFVANHGPLELLWVIPSEQPHLPPYYVFLDLWVAAFGTGATAVRFPSAVFGILSLPLLYLLGRELFDRKTGLVATLVFAIAPFQLYYAQETRMYSLWTLLTLLSFLAFLWLRRRPSRRLAAGYAVATLATAAVHPFGLFVVVTQGVVLVVDRLLAGDGLVGSGLTTLERTHAACWALLAPVLLIGLLKLDSAVAGFNFISPPGPERVAGTVIEYFTTAGGTAELAVGLLVAVGVALALRSWPLGRERRLLVVWALVPVLGLVAVSYLVTPLFWDRYTITAAPAWVLLAAYGFTSLDRDRLGLGLERRHVGYALAGLLVLAILPATVGYHTTDGKEQWDEAVPDLEAEAEQDDLVLVIDRAGLSAFEYYRTRSDVTVRPIHAGWRSNGSYVTPNATLRNVTADHDRVWLVLTHLWFLPGERQRMLDVVGDRREVVRHRGYNSIEVYLLANRTQRQS, encoded by the coding sequence GTGAACGGGCGCATCGACTGGCGGAGCCGCTATACGGTCGCCCTCGCCGGGATCGTAGTGCTGGGCGCGGCACTCCGGCTGTACGGCCTCGGCGTCGAGAGCATCTGGGTCGACGAGGCGATCACCCTCCGGTTCGTCGCGAACCACGGCCCCCTCGAACTGCTGTGGGTCATCCCGAGCGAACAGCCCCACCTCCCGCCCTACTACGTCTTTCTGGATCTCTGGGTCGCGGCGTTCGGCACCGGCGCGACCGCCGTTCGCTTCCCCTCCGCGGTCTTCGGGATTCTCTCGCTGCCCCTGCTGTACCTGCTGGGACGTGAGCTGTTCGACCGGAAGACGGGGCTGGTCGCGACGCTCGTGTTTGCAATCGCGCCGTTCCAGCTCTACTACGCCCAGGAGACGCGGATGTACAGCCTCTGGACGCTGCTCACCCTCCTCTCCTTCCTCGCATTCCTGTGGCTCCGCCGGCGGCCGAGCCGTCGACTGGCCGCAGGCTACGCCGTCGCGACGCTCGCGACCGCCGCCGTCCACCCGTTCGGCCTGTTCGTCGTCGTCACGCAGGGGGTGGTCCTCGTGGTCGACCGCCTGCTGGCCGGCGACGGACTCGTGGGCAGCGGGCTGACAACACTCGAGCGTACGCACGCGGCCTGCTGGGCGTTGCTCGCGCCGGTTCTCCTGATCGGTCTGCTGAAACTGGATTCGGCCGTCGCAGGCTTCAACTTCATCTCGCCGCCGGGGCCGGAACGGGTCGCCGGCACCGTGATCGAGTACTTCACGACCGCCGGTGGAACGGCCGAACTCGCGGTGGGCCTCCTCGTCGCCGTCGGCGTGGCCCTCGCGCTACGGTCGTGGCCGCTCGGGCGCGAGCGTCGACTCCTAGTCGTCTGGGCGCTCGTTCCCGTCCTGGGGCTGGTCGCGGTGTCGTATCTCGTGACGCCGCTGTTCTGGGACCGCTACACCATCACCGCCGCGCCGGCGTGGGTCCTGCTGGCGGCCTACGGGTTCACGAGTCTCGACCGCGACCGACTCGGATTGGGTCTCGAACGCCGTCACGTCGGTTACGCGCTGGCCGGGCTGCTCGTCCTCGCGATCCTGCCGGCGACCGTCGGCTACCACACGACCGACGGGAAAGAGCAGTGGGACGAGGCCGTCCCGGACCTCGAAGCGGAGGCCGAACAGGACGATCTGGTCCTCGTGATCGACCGGGCGGGGCTGTCGGCGTTCGAGTACTACCGGACGCGGTCGGATGTCACCGTCCGGCCGATCCACGCCGGATGGCGATCGAACGGGAGTTACGTCACGCCCAACGCCACGCTCCGGAACGTGACCGCCGACCACGATCGGGTGTGGCTCGTCCTGACACACCTCTGGTTCCTGCCGGGCGAGCGCCAGCGGATGCTCGACGTGGTGGGCGACAGGCGTGAAGTGGTCCGCCACCGAGGGTACAACAGCATCGAGGTCTACCTGTTAGCGAACCGGACTCAGCGCCAGTCGTAG
- a CDS encoding amidohydrolase family protein: MLELEHEFRVVDVHVCLEPDESRRPDGRTGDPETIEREMHQAGVVRSVVFPGPRDGSYLKINNAVARMSVGRSFAAFARINGARDAGSSPGARLRNLASSREDHHTSPEDVEQYAYDDRFAGFKLHPAADGLPDEEVLERLADVGLPVLVHGGRQFPPQAIADHLLDYEFPVIVEHFGGYPLDRELIEDGIALLDRWESCYLDTSFVRIRNPLERAIMEHPDRICFGSGAPATHPDVGVMEILTLDVPEDAMRKVFSKNPSRVIPELGPSGGE, encoded by the coding sequence ATGCTGGAGCTGGAACACGAGTTCCGCGTCGTCGACGTTCACGTCTGTCTCGAACCCGACGAGTCGCGACGACCCGACGGTCGGACCGGCGACCCCGAGACCATCGAACGAGAGATGCACCAGGCCGGGGTCGTGCGATCCGTGGTGTTCCCGGGGCCCCGTGACGGGAGCTATCTCAAGATAAACAACGCGGTCGCCCGGATGAGCGTCGGGCGTTCGTTCGCGGCGTTCGCCCGGATCAACGGGGCCAGGGACGCTGGATCGAGTCCGGGCGCGCGCCTGCGCAACCTCGCCAGTTCCCGCGAGGACCACCACACCTCGCCCGAGGACGTCGAGCAGTACGCCTACGACGACCGCTTCGCCGGGTTCAAGCTCCACCCCGCGGCCGACGGGCTCCCCGACGAGGAAGTACTGGAACGGCTCGCCGACGTGGGTCTCCCGGTGCTGGTCCACGGGGGCCGGCAGTTCCCGCCACAGGCCATCGCCGACCACCTGCTCGATTACGAGTTCCCCGTGATCGTCGAGCACTTCGGCGGTTATCCCCTCGACCGCGAGTTGATCGAGGACGGCATCGCCCTGCTGGATCGCTGGGAGTCCTGTTACCTCGATACGAGTTTCGTCCGCATCCGGAACCCGCTGGAGCGGGCGATCATGGAACATCCCGACCGGATCTGTTTCGGCAGCGGCGCGCCGGCAACCCACCCCGACGTGGGCGTCATGGAGATTCTCACGCTGGACGTACCCGAGGACGCCATGCGGAAGGTCTTCTCGAAGAACCCCTCGCGGGTGATCCCGGAACTCGGCCCGTCGGGCGGGGAGTGA
- the thsA gene encoding thermosome subunit alpha has product MGGQPMFILNEDSQRTEGKDAQTSNIAAGKAISEAVRTTLGPRGMDKMLVSDSGDVVITNDGATILEEMEIEHPAAQMIVEVAETQEDEVGDGTTTASVLAGELLKQAEDLLDDDVHPTTIVEGYHEAAQLAQESIDAETLDADVDEETLLSVAESSMTGKGTGDVNAASLAETVVGAVQHVDTDAGVVRDNITVRTQTGASSSATELVEGVLVDEEPGHENMPRSVADASIAVVDNDVDLKESSIDAEYNITEVDQLDQAIAAEEEELKGYVDQIEDVGAKVVFVTGDIADRAKAFLAKRGILAFESVGDDDAKSIASATGGSRAGSVEDLEADDLGEAEEVRVEKFDDDDVVFIEGGAAADAVTVFARGGTEHVTDELERALNDALDVVTAALDEGGVVPGAGAAEIAIAAHIRDEAASIEGRKQLAVEAFADAVDVLPRTLAANTGMDPIDALVDLRSEFDSEGRAGIISEGQTGIIGDPVEYGVLDPAAVKQEAVESATEASTMIVRIDDVIAAE; this is encoded by the coding sequence ATGGGCGGCCAGCCCATGTTCATTCTCAACGAGGATTCCCAGCGGACGGAGGGGAAAGACGCACAGACATCCAACATCGCCGCGGGGAAGGCAATCTCCGAGGCGGTACGGACGACACTGGGCCCTCGCGGGATGGACAAGATGCTCGTCTCCGACTCCGGCGACGTCGTCATCACCAACGACGGGGCGACGATCCTCGAGGAGATGGAGATCGAACACCCCGCAGCCCAGATGATCGTCGAAGTCGCCGAGACCCAGGAGGACGAGGTCGGCGACGGCACGACGACCGCCTCCGTGCTCGCGGGCGAACTCCTCAAGCAGGCCGAGGACCTGCTCGACGACGACGTCCACCCCACGACCATCGTCGAAGGGTACCACGAGGCCGCACAGCTGGCCCAGGAGTCCATCGACGCCGAGACCCTCGACGCCGACGTCGACGAGGAGACGCTGCTGTCCGTCGCCGAGTCCTCCATGACCGGCAAGGGCACCGGCGACGTGAACGCCGCGAGCCTGGCCGAGACGGTCGTCGGGGCCGTCCAGCACGTCGACACCGACGCCGGTGTCGTCCGTGACAACATCACCGTCCGGACCCAGACCGGCGCGTCCTCCTCCGCGACCGAACTGGTCGAGGGCGTCCTCGTCGACGAGGAGCCGGGCCACGAGAACATGCCTCGCTCCGTCGCTGACGCCTCGATCGCCGTCGTCGACAACGACGTCGACCTGAAGGAGTCGAGCATCGACGCCGAGTACAACATCACCGAGGTCGACCAGCTCGACCAGGCCATCGCGGCCGAGGAAGAGGAGCTCAAAGGCTACGTCGACCAGATCGAGGACGTGGGCGCGAAGGTCGTCTTCGTCACCGGCGACATCGCCGACCGCGCGAAGGCCTTCCTCGCCAAGCGTGGCATCCTCGCCTTCGAGAGCGTCGGCGACGACGACGCCAAGTCCATCGCCTCCGCGACGGGCGGCTCCCGTGCCGGCTCCGTCGAGGATCTGGAAGCCGACGACCTCGGCGAGGCCGAGGAAGTCCGCGTCGAGAAGTTCGACGACGACGACGTCGTCTTCATCGAGGGCGGCGCGGCCGCCGACGCCGTCACCGTCTTCGCCCGCGGTGGCACCGAACACGTCACCGACGAACTGGAGCGCGCCCTCAACGACGCGCTCGACGTCGTGACCGCCGCGCTCGACGAGGGCGGTGTCGTCCCCGGTGCCGGTGCCGCCGAGATCGCCATCGCGGCCCACATCCGCGACGAGGCCGCCAGCATCGAGGGCCGCAAGCAGCTGGCCGTCGAGGCCTTCGCCGACGCCGTCGACGTGCTCCCGCGCACGCTCGCGGCCAACACCGGCATGGACCCCATCGACGCGCTCGTCGACCTCCGCTCGGAGTTCGACAGCGAGGGCCGCGCCGGCATCATCTCCGAGGGCCAGACGGGCATCATCGGCGACCCCGTCGAGTACGGCGTCCTCGACCCCGCCGCGGTCAAGCAGGAAGCCGTCGAGTCGGCGACCGAAGCGTCGACGATGATCGTCCGCATCGACGACGTTATCGCGGCGGAGTAA
- a CDS encoding APC family permease, whose product MSEQQLGLTEAVSMALGGMIGGGIYAVMGVVAGITTYATWAAFVLAGVVALAAGYSYNALNRLSDSPGGSVTFVQCFTGNTTLAGMTGWTLLFGYIGSMAMYAFAFGEFAVAFGAIPTDIAGVPARPLLSVLAVAGFVGLNVLGARTTGTVENILVAAKVAILLAFGVLGLVYAFGAGGGIRSGASQLTGFGPVVAAAISFVAFQGWQLLFYDQDSIADPVETIRTAVYVAIPVAIVVYLLVGVVTVNLVPQALQSHPHVALKDAASLMARPYGLAALGGTVLSLSALFSTGSAINATLFSAAHFAKGMLSDDLLPDRIGSSDADGAPPRLVVLLGVVTAAFTAVGGLGAITSFASLSFIVVFGAMSYLAFRHRDQGSIHPVPPLVGVVGTVGFFPLMLWNLSRREPNTFYMVVVIAVLVVAVELLYFERETIAREVERFENEIPVGESSG is encoded by the coding sequence ATGAGTGAGCAACAGCTCGGGCTCACGGAAGCCGTGTCGATGGCGCTGGGCGGGATGATCGGTGGCGGAATCTACGCCGTCATGGGCGTGGTCGCCGGGATCACGACGTACGCGACCTGGGCCGCGTTCGTCCTCGCGGGCGTGGTCGCGCTCGCAGCGGGCTACTCCTACAACGCCCTGAACCGGCTCAGCGACAGCCCGGGTGGCTCGGTCACGTTCGTCCAGTGTTTCACCGGGAACACGACGCTCGCGGGCATGACTGGCTGGACGCTCCTCTTTGGCTACATCGGGTCGATGGCGATGTACGCCTTCGCCTTCGGAGAGTTCGCGGTCGCGTTCGGGGCGATTCCGACCGACATCGCGGGGGTGCCGGCCCGTCCCCTGCTCTCGGTGCTCGCCGTCGCCGGCTTCGTCGGGCTCAACGTCCTCGGCGCGCGGACGACCGGTACCGTCGAGAACATCCTCGTGGCCGCGAAGGTGGCGATCCTGCTCGCGTTCGGCGTGCTCGGGCTGGTGTACGCCTTCGGCGCCGGGGGCGGGATCCGGTCCGGAGCGAGCCAGCTCACCGGGTTCGGGCCGGTCGTGGCGGCGGCCATCTCCTTCGTCGCCTTCCAGGGCTGGCAGTTGCTCTTCTACGATCAGGATTCGATCGCCGATCCCGTCGAGACGATCCGGACGGCGGTCTACGTCGCGATCCCTGTCGCGATCGTCGTCTACCTCCTCGTCGGGGTCGTGACGGTGAATCTCGTGCCGCAGGCACTCCAGTCTCACCCCCACGTCGCGCTGAAGGACGCGGCCAGCCTGATGGCCCGGCCCTACGGGCTGGCGGCGCTAGGCGGCACAGTACTTTCGCTGTCGGCGCTGTTCTCGACGGGGAGCGCGATCAACGCCACGCTGTTCTCGGCGGCCCACTTCGCGAAGGGTATGCTGAGCGACGATCTGCTGCCCGACCGGATCGGATCGAGCGACGCCGACGGCGCGCCGCCGCGACTGGTCGTCCTGCTCGGCGTGGTCACCGCCGCGTTCACCGCGGTCGGGGGCCTCGGCGCGATCACCTCCTTCGCCTCCCTCTCCTTCATCGTCGTCTTCGGTGCGATGAGCTACCTCGCATTCCGCCATCGCGATCAGGGGTCGATCCACCCGGTCCCACCGCTCGTCGGGGTCGTCGGGACCGTCGGGTTCTTCCCGCTGATGCTGTGGAACCTGTCCCGGCGCGAGCCGAACACGTTCTACATGGTGGTCGTCATCGCCGTGCTCGTCGTCGCCGTGGAACTGCTCTACTTCGAGCGCGAGACCATCGCGCGGGAGGTCGAACGGTTCGAAAACGAGATTCCGGTCGGCGAATCGTCGGGCTGA
- a CDS encoding CinA family protein has product MHGFGEEPLIETQVGDALAERGETLAAAESCSGGLVASLVTDVPGSSEYFDRSYVTYSYDAKQQVLGVSREALDTDGAVSERVGREMAKAARDTADATWGLSTTGVAGPERDRADHPVGTVFVGVAHAAPWGSGESTTTVERYEFDGSRTEIKERVARQALADLLDRIEELD; this is encoded by the coding sequence ATGCACGGGTTCGGGGAAGAGCCACTGATCGAGACGCAGGTCGGTGACGCGCTGGCCGAGCGCGGCGAGACACTGGCGGCCGCCGAGTCCTGTTCGGGCGGCCTCGTCGCCTCGCTCGTGACCGACGTGCCGGGATCGAGCGAGTACTTCGACCGCTCGTACGTGACCTACAGCTACGACGCGAAACAGCAGGTACTGGGCGTCTCCCGCGAGGCGCTCGACACCGACGGTGCGGTCTCGGAACGGGTCGGCCGGGAGATGGCGAAAGCCGCTCGCGACACCGCCGACGCGACGTGGGGGCTCTCGACGACGGGCGTCGCCGGCCCCGAGCGCGACCGCGCGGACCACCCCGTCGGGACGGTCTTCGTCGGCGTCGCCCACGCCGCGCCGTGGGGCAGCGGCGAGTCGACGACCACGGTCGAGCGCTACGAGTTCGACGGCTCCCGGACCGAGATCAAGGAACGCGTGGCCCGGCAGGCCCTCGCGGATCTGCTCGACCGGATCGAGGAGCTGGATTAA
- a CDS encoding S-adenosyl-l-methionine hydroxide adenosyltransferase family protein — protein sequence MITLASDFGTPYPAAMKGVILQESDARLVDVAHDFPRQDVRTAAFWLREVLPYFPPAVHLVVVDPGVGTDRAAVVVRAGDHALVGPDNGVLLPAARRLASEDGDIEVFEIDLGDPASSTFHGRDVFAPAAALVHEAGIESVETREEFSSVAEWVDLTFPEPTEEDGRAVGEILVVDGFGNAITNVPGRVLDGHYGGTVGVNGESAPVEPTYAAVETGQRLVTVGSHGSVELAVNRGRGEDAFGIGVGDAVSLDLD from the coding sequence ATGATCACCCTCGCCTCCGATTTCGGAACGCCGTACCCCGCGGCGATGAAAGGCGTCATCCTGCAGGAGTCGGACGCCAGACTCGTCGACGTGGCGCACGACTTCCCCCGGCAGGACGTACGAACTGCCGCGTTCTGGCTTCGGGAGGTGCTCCCGTACTTCCCGCCGGCCGTCCACCTGGTCGTCGTCGACCCCGGCGTCGGCACCGACCGCGCCGCCGTCGTCGTCCGCGCCGGCGATCACGCCCTCGTCGGCCCCGACAACGGCGTCCTGCTGCCGGCCGCCCGTCGACTGGCCAGCGAGGACGGCGACATCGAGGTCTTCGAGATCGATCTCGGAGACCCCGCGAGTTCGACCTTCCACGGGCGGGACGTGTTCGCGCCCGCGGCTGCACTCGTCCACGAAGCGGGTATCGAGAGCGTCGAGACCCGCGAGGAGTTCTCGTCGGTCGCGGAGTGGGTCGACCTGACCTTCCCCGAGCCGACGGAGGAGGACGGCCGCGCTGTGGGCGAAATCCTGGTCGTCGACGGCTTCGGCAACGCGATCACGAACGTCCCGGGCAGGGTGCTGGACGGACACTACGGCGGGACGGTGGGAGTGAACGGCGAGTCCGCGCCGGTCGAACCGACCTACGCCGCCGTCGAGACGGGCCAGCGACTCGTGACGGTGGGGAGCCACGGGAGCGTCGAACTCGCGGTCAACAGGGGCCGGGGCGAGGACGCGTTCGGGATTGGCGTCGGCGACGCGGTGTCACTCGATCTCGATTAA
- a CDS encoding nicotinamide-nucleotide adenylyltransferase has protein sequence MTRGFYIGRFQPFHDGHREMTDRIAEAVDEVVVGIGSADASHTVRNPFTAGERIMMVSRVLEDIDTRTYVVPIEDIDRNSVWVSHIRSMAPAFDVAYSNNPLVIRLFQEAGIEVRQSEMYNREDLKGSRIRSRMIDGKDWNHLVPDAVVDVIDEVDGLERLRQVAGDDGGDATENDN, from the coding sequence ATGACCCGGGGGTTCTACATCGGCCGTTTCCAGCCGTTCCACGACGGCCACCGAGAGATGACCGACCGCATCGCCGAGGCCGTCGACGAGGTCGTCGTCGGGATCGGCAGCGCCGACGCCTCACACACCGTCCGCAACCCCTTCACCGCGGGCGAACGCATCATGATGGTCTCGCGCGTCCTCGAAGACATCGACACCCGCACCTACGTCGTCCCCATCGAGGACATCGATCGCAACTCCGTCTGGGTGAGCCACATCCGGAGCATGGCACCCGCCTTCGACGTAGCCTACTCGAACAACCCGCTCGTGATCCGCCTGTTCCAGGAGGCCGGCATCGAGGTCCGCCAGTCCGAGATGTACAACCGCGAGGACCTGAAGGGGTCGCGCATCCGATCGCGGATGATCGACGGGAAAGACTGGAACCACCTCGTCCCCGACGCCGTCGTCGACGTGATCGACGAAGTCGACGGGCTAGAGCGACTCAGACAGGTCGCCGGCGACGACGGCGGCGACGCCACCGAGAACGACAACTGA